The following is a genomic window from Strongyloides ratti genome assembly S_ratti_ED321, chromosome : 1.
aaaaatgaaaacTATACAACGatctattaatattaatccAACCAATCCTGCTGGTCCATGGAGATCTCCATCTACTGTAAATAGTGATCTAATAACAACAGCATTTGATGGAATATACACAGTATCAGATTTATGGAAAcattcaattaaaatatatgaaaatttagaatttttaGGTGAAAGagaaataaagaaaatttatattcataaaaataatgaaggTATTGAAACACAATTAATTGATTTTGGTGATTATCATTGGAAAACATATAAAGAGGTagatatagaaataaaaaaaattcgtaaaagttttcaaaatcttggtataaaaaaaggtgataaaatattattttttgccGAAGCAAGACCAGAATGGATTATGTGTGCATTTGCATGTATAAATAGTGGTATACAAATTGTAACAGCATATCCTACACTTGGCTTTAAagcattaaaattaattttaaatgatattaatataaaacatattattaCATCAGAATGTTCCTTTGAAACTTTAgacaaattattatcatcaaatgttagtataaaaaaccttatttattttaaggaTCGTTTCAGagaatcaaaaatttttaaaaattatccagtttcaataaatgaaagaaaatgtataccaaaaaatattaataaaaatacaaaaaaaattataccttatgataaattattagttattggagaagatgaaaaaaaactttCATATGTTAATATTACATCAAATGATTTATGTGCAATTATGTATACATCAGGATCAACAGGAATACCAAAAGCTGCAGAAATATCACATTCATATATAATAGCAAATATTAGTGGATGgagtaaaatatttgataaaaattatacaaataaatcTTATGTATCTTATTTACCATTATCAcatatttttgaatttatagttgaaatatatcaaataagTTTAGGAAATAAATTAGGATACTCGTCACCACTTACATTAGTATCTCAAGGACCAAAATTAAAATCTGGTATTATTggtgatataaatattattgaaccaaattttattactactGTTCCAATGATATTaaatagaattaaaaaagttattaatgaaaatcttttaaatacttctaattttaaacaaaatctTTTTACAATTTGTTATAATAGGAAAGCACAAAGATTATCAAAAGGATTGTCAACTCCaattttagatatatttatttttaataatttaagtaATATTCTTGGAGGAAATTTAGAAATGATAATTGTTGGTAGTGCTCCATTAGATCAAGATGTTCATAGATTTATTCAAATAACAATGAATACTAATGTTTTACAAGGATATGGTTTAACTGAATGTGTAGGTGCTACATTAACATTTCCTGGTGATATTTCACTTGATAATTGTGGAGGTTTAACTCCATCGTGTGAACTTATGCTTCGAGAATGGCCTgaatacaattattttccAACAAATACACGTCCACAAggtgaaattttattatcaggTCCTgctgttataaaaaattattttaaaaatagaaatgaAGATTCATTTATTGAAATAGATGGTAAAAGATGGTTCTGTACTGGAGATATAGGAGAAATTTGTGAAAATGGtgcaataaaaataattgatagaaaaaaagggataaaaaaattaaataatggaGAATTTGTTTCACTTGCAGCAATAGAAGGACATTTGTTAACAAATAAGTATGTTGATCAAGTTTGTGTAATAGTAAATTCTAAACTGGATTATTTTGTAGCAATAATTGTtgctaataaaaaaaatgttcttGAATTAGGACATAAACTTGCTTTAAAATCTAACTTTGAAGATTTATGCAAACATAAAGAAATTCGTACTGAAATCTTGTACAACATTAAAGAATCAATGAaaggaaaaatattaaaacatgaattaccaaaaaaaattattcttgtAACAGAACcatttacaattaataatgGTCTTCTTACTGATGCTATGAAAATTAAAcgtaataatattaaaaaaaaatataaaaatcttttgaatattatttataaaccATCTATTGAAAATGGTGAAATTCTTTATacaaaagtttataataataataattagataacttatatttactaataaaaaaaaccatacttttttaaaaataacatttaataaattttttaatataaatataaaatttttattttaaaaattaatttaattataaaatattttataatttataatttttttttaatttcaactatcaataaaatatgtaaaaaattttttatataagattaattattataatttaaattttattcataaataataaaataaattttaatgagaataataaaaatttttattttgccatttttatttttactattaaaatatgttaaagaaagtggtaaaatttaaatgtttagatagaaaaaattatattcatatatCTTCTCAGGTAAATAAGTCTATGACATACAATCATACTCCAACTGCTCATGAAAAAATTcataaatatcataaaatacTTCTTAGATCAGAGGagataacaaaaaaagatgtaccaatgttaacaaaaacatgtttaaatataactaaaaaatgttttgctTTAGCAGATATTATAACACATATtccaaatattatattagaaaaagaaaaaaatcaaattaaattatcaagaaaaaagaaaagtataaaaattgagGAAGATGATTTCTGcaaaatatttagtaatccaaaaaataaaaatggaaaTATTGTAGAGTCAtcatttcaaaatattacaaCATTAGACAAATATATAGattatagttttaaaaaattttctaatcaaaaattacttggtgaaagaaaaattgaaaaaatttatgaatataaagataattatggaataaaaacaaaattaattgaacAATCATCTTATGAATGGGAAACATATGATGATGTTTATaacaatattcaaaaaatacgttctggattaaaaaaatttggtcTTAAAAAAGGAGATAAAGTTTTGTTTTATTCAGATACAAGAAAAGAAGTTTTAACTACAATGTTAGCTTGTATCAAAGAGGGTATTATTGTATCAACATATAGTCCAAATATGAGTCTTAAAGAAATTAACACTGTTTTAAATGATCTTAATGTAAATACAATTATAACAGAAGAAGCACAATTTGATAAACTTGTAAAAATTTGTcaatatagtaaaaaaattaatcaaattgtttattttaaagataaacaTCGTCTATCAAAACATGGTTCAAATAAAcctgtaaaaataaatgaaagaaaattaataccaacaaaaattgttgaaaaaattaaaactatattaccatatgatgaatttttaaattattctcCAATAAATAAACCTTtagaaaatgttaatattgaaaaaaatgatatatcatttatatgtTATACTTCAGGAACAACATCACAACCAAAAGGTTGTACTTTAACTCATTCAAATCTAATTTCAAATATAGTTggaattaaaaatgaaatttgttttaatcaTTCAAATCCTACATATGTTGCTTATTTACCATTgtcatatatatttgaaatttgTGGTGAATTATTATGTCTTGGTAAAGGTGTTCGTATTGGATattcaacaacaacaacattaacaaaaaaatctATGAAAGTTATTCCAGGAACTAATGGAGATTTGGATGTTTTAAAACCAACAATTGTACCAT
Proteins encoded in this region:
- a CDS encoding AMP-dependent synthetase/ligase domain-containing protein; amino-acid sequence: MLKKVVKFKCLDRKNYIHISSQVNKSMTYNHTPTAHEKIHKYHKILLRSEEITKKDVPMLTKTCLNITKKCFALADIITHIPNIILEKEKNQIKLSRKKKSIKIEEDDFCKIFSNPKNKNGNIVESSFQNITTLDKYIDYSFKKFSNQKLLGERKIEKIYEYKDNYGIKTKLIEQSSYEWETYDDVYNNIQKIRSGLKKFGLKKGDKVLFYSDTRKEVLTTMLACIKEGIIVSTYSPNMSLKEINTVLNDLNVNTIITEEAQFDKLVKICQYSKKINQIVYFKDKHRLSKHGSNKPVKINERKLIPTKIVEKIKTILPYDEFLNYSPINKPLENVNIEKNDISFICYTSGTTSQPKGCTLTHSNLISNIVGIKNEICFNHSNPTYVAYLPLSYIFEICGELLCLGKGVRIGYSTTTTLTKKSMKVIPGTNGDLDVLKPTIVPSVPTMLNRFKRAVCEELMKKSELEQKLFTLCYNRKLNRKMKGLSTPILDKTIFKITSSFLGGKVNTIICGGAPLDKDLQRFCQIISNSTFIQGYGATEGCAVALSSPDDITTGNVGGPTITTNFMITNWNEGGYDIKNNEGELLISGPCVINNYYKNYNDESFVKRNGIKWFKTGDIVKIRNDGAIMVIGRKKEFIKNANGEFISLNKIEKTLLNCIYVKQICVIVNPKLDYTSAIVVINKDAIKKLGEKVELKENIINLCKNKLIRSTVVYTFEEEFKEILAKYEIPRKVILVSETFNQENGMLTSSGKLRRKVIEEFYKNIIELSYTPYKDELIEPEHLNENYIEQKKR
- a CDS encoding AMP-dependent synthetase/ligase domain-containing protein → MSLILNLQKNSLNKLNKNVYSTNFIRFTNDGHIPSEHEKFHRPHKILEHSQNVVKPSISFSQKIILKILNNIFNINDILTYLPNKFMKKDEKFEKMKTIQRSININPTNPAGPWRSPSTVNSDLITTAFDGIYTVSDLWKHSIKIYENLEFLGEREIKKIYIHKNNEGIETQLIDFGDYHWKTYKEVDIEIKKIRKSFQNLGIKKGDKILFFAEARPEWIMCAFACINSGIQIVTAYPTLGFKALKLILNDINIKHIITSECSFETLDKLLSSNVSIKNLIYFKDRFRESKIFKNYPVSINERKCIPKNINKNTKKIIPYDKLLVIGEDEKKLSYVNITSNDLCAIMYTSGSTGIPKAAEISHSYIIANISGWSKIFDKNYTNKSYVSYLPLSHIFEFIVEIYQISLGNKLGYSSPLTLVSQGPKLKSGIIGDINIIEPNFITTVPMILNRIKKVINENLLNTSNFKQNLFTICYNRKAQRLSKGLSTPILDIFIFNNLSNILGGNLEMIIVGSAPLDQDVHRFIQITMNTNVLQGYGLTECVGATLTFPGDISLDNCGGLTPSCELMLREWPEYNYFPTNTRPQGEILLSGPAVIKNYFKNRNEDSFIEIDGKRWFCTGDIGEICENGAIKIIDRKKGIKKLNNGEFVSLAAIEGHLLTNKYVDQVCVIVNSKLDYFVAIIVANKKNVLELGHKLALKSNFEDLCKHKEIRTEILYNIKESMKGKILKHELPKKIILVTEPFTINNGLLTDAMKIKRNNIKKKYKNLLNIIYKPSIENGEILYTKVYNNNN